Proteins encoded together in one Aurantiacibacter aquimixticola window:
- a CDS encoding NAD kinase: protein MGAAQPGGDTGTAYERLAMLHSPTDRASAAAAELRARMDFVPLDQADAVIAVGGDGFMLDTLHDMLEAQRVLPVFGLNLGTVGFLMNRYRASGDLAARIARAKPLAVSPLRMEAVTQAGETEVSCAINEVSLLRETRQTAKLEISVNDRVRIPELAGDGALLATPVGSTAYNLSANGPILPLDSHLLALTAISPFRPRRWPGAILPDTSRVTFRVREPAKRPVAVVADQKEVRDVAEVRVEIARELEMTLLFDPGHALDERILAEQFVQ from the coding sequence ATGGGAGCGGCGCAACCAGGCGGAGACACCGGCACGGCCTATGAACGGCTGGCCATGCTGCATTCGCCGACGGACCGCGCCAGCGCCGCCGCCGCAGAGCTGCGCGCGCGAATGGATTTCGTCCCGCTGGACCAGGCCGATGCCGTTATCGCCGTGGGGGGCGACGGTTTCATGCTCGACACGCTGCACGACATGCTGGAGGCGCAGCGTGTTTTGCCCGTTTTCGGCCTGAATCTCGGCACGGTCGGCTTCCTGATGAACCGTTATCGCGCAAGCGGGGACCTGGCCGCTCGCATCGCCCGCGCCAAGCCGCTCGCCGTCTCGCCGCTGCGCATGGAGGCGGTGACACAGGCGGGTGAGACGGAAGTCTCCTGCGCGATCAACGAAGTCAGCCTGCTGCGTGAAACCCGCCAGACCGCTAAGCTGGAAATTTCCGTCAACGACCGGGTGCGCATTCCTGAACTGGCAGGCGACGGCGCGCTGCTGGCAACGCCGGTAGGCTCCACCGCCTACAACCTTTCCGCCAACGGGCCGATCCTGCCGCTCGATTCGCATCTGCTGGCGCTCACCGCGATCAGCCCCTTCCGCCCCCGCCGCTGGCCCGGCGCGATCCTGCCCGACACCAGCCGTGTCACCTTCCGCGTGCGAGAGCCTGCCAAGCGCCCCGTCGCCGTCGTGGCGGACCAGAAGGAAGTGCGCGACGTGGCCGAAGTGCGCGTGGAGATCGCGCGCGAGCTGGAGATGACCTTGCTGTTCGACCCCGGTCACGCGCTGGATGAGCGCATTCTGGCCGAGCAATTCGTACAGTAA
- the recG gene encoding ATP-dependent DNA helicase RecG, with protein sequence MRPDVLNPLFAEIDGLEGVGPKLKKPLGKLGLERVRDVLYHLPERFVVRRAVTDLDDAQVGEQVVVPLTVVEHRASRSPRGPYRVLTRDEPGNICTLTYFGRASYTAKKQLPVGEKRWVAGRLDQYDQMLQIVHPDHVAEESADAMGRMVEPVYRLAEGLTQPRVSSLAEQALERAPSLPEWIEPTTLEREAWPTWREAIAAAHGGEATKARDRLAYDELFANALALMLVRQQNRARKGQALQGDGALRERLQLPFPLTGAQRRSIDEIAGDMAQASPMLRLLQGDVGAGKTVVALEAMLVAVEAGAQAAMLAPTELLARQHFDSLRALARPTGVEIALLTGRDKGRARESILMGLLDGSIDIVVGTHAIFQDTVSYRNLGLVVIDEQHRFGVGQRLMLTQKGRVTPHTLTMTATPIPRTLVLANHGEMEVSRLDELPPGRQAIDTRVLPIDRMDDIAAAVGRHVESGQQAYWVCPMVRESETMDDDLAAAEARYAALKERFGDDVVLVHGQLAPELKDEGMRRFAAGEAKVLVATTVIEVGVDVPNATLMVIEQAERFGLAQLHQLRGRVGRGSEKSTCLLLRSAELSETGKKRLELMKTSQDGFHLAEEDLKLRGGGELLGTRQSGEEGFNIASMEQVTKLIDMANADAKLLVESQGGLDNPHRGEAARIVLYLLQRDWGVQTLRGG encoded by the coding sequence ATGCGCCCCGATGTCCTCAATCCCCTGTTTGCCGAGATCGACGGCCTCGAAGGCGTCGGACCGAAGCTGAAAAAGCCGCTGGGCAAGCTTGGGCTCGAACGGGTGCGGGATGTGCTTTACCACCTGCCGGAACGCTTCGTGGTCCGCCGTGCGGTGACAGATCTCGACGATGCGCAGGTGGGCGAGCAGGTCGTGGTGCCGCTGACCGTGGTCGAACACCGCGCCAGCCGCTCCCCGCGCGGGCCATACCGCGTGCTGACGCGCGATGAGCCGGGCAATATCTGTACGCTGACCTATTTCGGGCGCGCCTCATACACGGCGAAGAAGCAGTTGCCGGTGGGCGAGAAGCGCTGGGTGGCGGGCCGTCTCGATCAGTACGACCAGATGCTGCAGATCGTGCATCCCGACCACGTGGCGGAAGAAAGCGCAGATGCGATGGGACGGATGGTGGAGCCGGTCTATCGCCTTGCGGAAGGGCTCACCCAACCGCGTGTGTCATCGCTCGCCGAGCAGGCGCTGGAACGCGCGCCCAGTCTTCCCGAATGGATCGAACCGACGACGCTGGAGCGCGAGGCGTGGCCGACATGGCGTGAGGCCATCGCGGCGGCGCATGGCGGCGAGGCGACCAAGGCGCGCGACCGGCTCGCCTATGACGAGCTGTTCGCCAATGCCCTCGCCCTCATGCTGGTGCGCCAGCAGAACCGCGCGCGCAAAGGGCAGGCCTTGCAAGGAGATGGCGCGCTGAGGGAGAGGTTGCAGCTGCCGTTCCCACTTACGGGCGCGCAGCGGCGCAGCATCGACGAGATCGCGGGCGACATGGCGCAGGCAAGCCCGATGCTGCGGCTGCTGCAGGGCGATGTCGGCGCGGGCAAGACGGTGGTGGCGCTCGAAGCGATGCTGGTCGCAGTCGAGGCTGGCGCGCAGGCGGCAATGCTTGCGCCGACCGAACTGCTCGCCCGCCAGCATTTCGACAGCCTTCGCGCACTTGCCCGGCCCACCGGCGTCGAAATCGCGCTGTTGACGGGCCGCGACAAGGGCAGGGCGCGCGAGAGCATTTTGATGGGCCTGCTCGACGGCAGCATCGACATCGTCGTCGGCACGCATGCGATTTTCCAGGATACGGTGAGCTACCGCAATCTCGGCCTGGTGGTGATCGACGAACAGCATCGTTTCGGCGTGGGCCAGCGCCTGATGCTGACGCAGAAGGGCCGGGTGACGCCGCATACGCTCACCATGACGGCGACACCGATCCCGCGCACGCTTGTGCTTGCGAATCACGGTGAGATGGAAGTCAGCCGCTTGGACGAGCTCCCTCCCGGCAGGCAGGCGATCGACACGCGCGTGCTGCCGATCGACCGGATGGACGATATCGCCGCCGCCGTGGGTCGCCATGTCGAGAGCGGCCAGCAGGCTTACTGGGTCTGCCCGATGGTGCGCGAGAGCGAGACGATGGACGACGATCTCGCCGCTGCCGAGGCGCGCTACGCGGCGCTGAAGGAGCGCTTCGGCGATGACGTGGTGCTCGTCCACGGCCAGCTTGCGCCCGAGTTGAAGGACGAAGGCATGCGACGTTTCGCCGCGGGAGAGGCTAAGGTGCTGGTCGCCACCACCGTGATCGAGGTCGGTGTCGATGTGCCCAATGCAACGCTGATGGTGATCGAGCAGGCCGAGCGCTTCGGACTTGCCCAGCTGCACCAGCTTCGCGGACGGGTCGGGCGAGGCAGCGAGAAATCGACCTGCCTGCTGTTGCGCTCCGCCGAGCTAAGCGAAACGGGGAAGAAACGCCTCGAACTGATGAAGACTTCCCAAGATGGTTTCCACCTCGCCGAGGAAGACCTGAAACTGCGCGGCGGCGGCGAGCTGCTCGGCACGAGGCAATCGGGCGAGGAGGGCTTCAACATCGCCAGCATGGAGCAGGTGACCAAGCTGATCGACATGGCCAATGCCGATGCCAAGCTGCTGGTGGAAAGCCAGGGCGGCCTCGACAATCCGCACCGCGGCGAGGCGGCGCGCATCGTGCTCTATCTGCTGCAACGCGACTGGGGCGTGCAGACGCTGCGCGGGGGGTGA
- a CDS encoding EAL domain-containing protein → MSLPVHPIERRERTDRRRSEPHPVTEDLADALTANAIELLFQPQWRSSDGALVGAEALVRWEHPDHGTLAGDALVAIAQSGGIARRLSRHIARAALNAAAQWPDHLRLALNVTAMDLFDRTFGEELLAMLADTGFPASRLTLEITEQALVADLDRSAAKLEALAGEDIRIALDDFGAGFCNFRYLKVLPLDALKLDKSMLDGVTEGERDLAVLRAIVAMARALDLTVIAEGVESAEQRDIVTREGCDVWQGYLGARPEPAADFASRF, encoded by the coding sequence ATGTCTCTTCCCGTACATCCGATCGAGCGCCGCGAGCGCACCGACAGGCGTCGGAGCGAGCCGCATCCGGTCACCGAAGATCTTGCCGATGCGCTGACGGCGAATGCGATCGAGCTGCTGTTCCAGCCGCAATGGCGCAGCAGTGATGGCGCGCTCGTGGGGGCGGAGGCGCTGGTCCGCTGGGAGCATCCCGATCATGGGACTCTCGCCGGTGATGCGCTGGTGGCCATCGCGCAGAGCGGCGGCATCGCGCGGCGGCTGTCGCGCCATATCGCCCGTGCTGCGCTGAACGCGGCTGCGCAGTGGCCCGATCACCTTCGTCTGGCGCTGAACGTCACGGCGATGGACCTGTTCGACCGGACCTTCGGCGAGGAATTGCTCGCCATGCTCGCCGATACCGGCTTTCCGGCGTCGCGGCTGACACTGGAAATCACCGAACAGGCGCTCGTCGCCGATCTCGATCGCTCGGCGGCGAAGCTGGAGGCGTTGGCAGGCGAGGACATTCGCATCGCGCTCGACGATTTCGGCGCCGGCTTCTGTAATTTCCGTTACCTGAAAGTGCTGCCGCTCGATGCGCTCAAGCTCGACAAGTCGATGCTGGACGGCGTGACAGAGGGCGAGCGCGACCTGGCCGTGCTTCGCGCCATCGTCGCCATGGCCCGCGCCCTCGACCTTACGGTCATCGCCGAAGGGGTGGAGAGCGCCGAACAGCGCGACATCGTGACGCGCGAAGGGTGTGATGTCTGGCAGGGCTATCTCGGCGCGCGGCCCGAACCCGCCGCCGATTTCGCCAGCCGTTTCTAG
- the secA gene encoding preprotein translocase subunit SecA has protein sequence MWQGIAKTVFGSSNDRYVRSLDKIVARINALEEQLVDFSDEELQAQTAKFRLQLEDGKTLDDIMPEAFATVREASKRVLGMRHFDVQMVGGIVLHRGEIAEMKTGEGKTLVATLATYLNAIEGKGVHVVTVNDYLARRDAEWMGRLHGFLGLSIGVIVPNMPEAARREAYAADITYGTNNEFGFDYLRDNMKQERRQMVQRPFNFAIVDEVDSILIDEARTPLIISGPTEDKSDLYVALDAIVKQLVKDQEALEKAADGPLGEDEGYYTKDEKSRNIQLTEEGVEEMEKRLIAAELLETDNLYDVENTQVVHHMDQALKAVVMFRKDTDYIVKDDKVIIIDEFTGRMMDGRRWSNGLHQAAEAKEGVEIQPENQTMASITFQNYFRMYPKLSGMTGTAATEASEFWDIYKLNVVEIPTNVPIQRIDEEDEFYKNTLDKFAAIAKAIREKSEIGQPVLVGTVSIEKSELLSSFLDKEGVKHEVLNARMHEREAHIVAQAGRIGAVTIATNMAGRGTDIQLGGNVEFRIEDELSGMEDGPEKDAAIQRIAEEVAEEKRKVLEAGGLFVLGTERHESRRIDNQLRGRSGRQGDPGLSRFYLCLEDDLLRIFGPDTLFAKMMNANLEDGEAIGSKWLSKAIETAQKKVEARNYEMRKQVVQYDDVMNDQRKVIYEQRAEIMDSERVDDVVEDMRRDAINAIVTTACPPGSYPEQWDVEGLKDKIDEVLGLDVPLDDWMEEDQVEPELIEERLLDLSEQKLTAKIADIPETSWRRVEKGILLERLDYHWKEHLATLDALRQVVFLRAYAQKQPINEYKQEAFGLFETMLDTLREDVTKVLLTAEFRAAPPPMPRELPDLPDFMTGHIDPLTGEDNSNDGDGSERQAPLFGTLAGAPVATASVGGAQGEDPFAGKGVSRNAPCPCGSGSKYKHCHGAAA, from the coding sequence ATGTGGCAAGGTATCGCCAAAACCGTCTTCGGTTCGTCCAACGACCGTTACGTCCGCTCGCTCGACAAGATCGTCGCCCGCATCAATGCTCTTGAAGAGCAACTTGTCGATTTTTCCGACGAGGAATTGCAGGCCCAGACCGCGAAGTTCCGCCTGCAACTGGAAGACGGCAAGACGCTCGACGATATCATGCCCGAGGCCTTCGCCACCGTGCGGGAAGCATCGAAGCGCGTGCTCGGGATGCGGCATTTCGATGTGCAGATGGTGGGCGGCATCGTGCTCCATCGCGGCGAGATCGCGGAAATGAAGACGGGTGAGGGGAAGACGCTGGTCGCCACGCTCGCCACCTATCTCAACGCGATCGAGGGCAAGGGCGTCCATGTCGTTACGGTCAACGACTATCTCGCCCGCCGCGATGCGGAATGGATGGGCAGGCTGCACGGCTTTCTCGGCCTCAGCATCGGCGTGATCGTCCCGAATATGCCCGAAGCCGCCCGGCGCGAGGCCTATGCCGCCGACATCACCTACGGGACGAACAACGAGTTCGGCTTCGACTACCTGCGCGACAATATGAAGCAGGAACGCCGCCAGATGGTGCAGCGGCCCTTCAATTTCGCCATCGTCGACGAGGTCGACTCGATCCTGATCGACGAAGCGCGCACCCCGCTCATCATCTCCGGCCCGACCGAGGACAAGAGCGACCTCTACGTCGCGCTCGACGCCATCGTTAAGCAGCTGGTGAAGGACCAGGAAGCGCTTGAAAAGGCCGCTGACGGCCCGCTCGGCGAGGATGAGGGCTATTACACGAAGGACGAGAAGAGCCGGAACATCCAGCTCACCGAAGAGGGCGTGGAAGAGATGGAGAAGCGGCTCATCGCCGCGGAACTGCTCGAAACCGATAATCTCTACGATGTCGAGAACACGCAGGTCGTCCACCACATGGACCAGGCGCTGAAAGCCGTGGTGATGTTCCGCAAGGATACCGACTACATCGTCAAGGACGACAAGGTCATCATCATCGACGAGTTCACGGGCCGCATGATGGATGGTCGCCGCTGGTCCAACGGGCTGCATCAGGCGGCGGAAGCCAAGGAGGGCGTGGAGATCCAGCCCGAGAACCAGACGATGGCCTCCATCACCTTCCAGAACTACTTCCGCATGTACCCCAAGCTGTCCGGCATGACGGGCACCGCCGCCACCGAGGCGAGCGAGTTCTGGGATATCTACAAGCTCAACGTCGTCGAAATCCCCACCAATGTCCCGATTCAGCGGATCGACGAGGAGGACGAGTTCTACAAGAACACGCTCGACAAGTTTGCCGCCATCGCCAAGGCGATCCGCGAGAAGAGCGAGATCGGCCAGCCGGTGCTGGTCGGCACGGTGAGCATCGAGAAGTCCGAACTGCTCAGCAGCTTCCTCGACAAGGAAGGTGTGAAGCACGAAGTGCTGAACGCCCGCATGCACGAGCGAGAGGCGCATATCGTGGCGCAGGCGGGCCGCATCGGCGCCGTCACCATCGCCACCAACATGGCGGGGCGCGGCACCGACATCCAGCTTGGCGGCAATGTCGAGTTCCGCATCGAGGATGAGCTTTCCGGGATGGAAGACGGCCCGGAAAAGGACGCCGCGATCCAGCGCATTGCCGAGGAAGTGGCCGAGGAAAAGCGCAAGGTTCTCGAAGCGGGCGGGCTGTTCGTGCTCGGCACGGAACGCCATGAAAGCCGCCGGATCGACAATCAGCTTCGTGGTCGTTCGGGCCGTCAGGGCGACCCCGGCCTTTCGCGCTTCTATCTCTGCCTGGAAGACGATCTGCTGCGCATCTTCGGCCCGGACACGCTGTTCGCCAAGATGATGAACGCCAATCTGGAAGATGGCGAGGCGATCGGCTCGAAGTGGCTCTCGAAAGCCATCGAAACGGCGCAGAAGAAGGTCGAAGCGCGCAATTACGAAATGCGCAAACAGGTCGTGCAGTACGACGACGTGATGAACGACCAGCGCAAGGTCATCTACGAACAGCGCGCCGAGATCATGGATTCCGAGCGTGTGGACGATGTTGTCGAGGACATGCGGCGCGACGCCATCAACGCGATCGTCACCACCGCATGCCCGCCGGGATCCTATCCCGAGCAGTGGGACGTCGAAGGGCTGAAGGACAAGATCGACGAAGTGCTCGGCCTAGATGTGCCGCTCGATGACTGGATGGAGGAAGATCAGGTCGAACCCGAGCTCATCGAGGAACGGCTGCTGGATCTTTCGGAGCAGAAGCTGACCGCAAAGATCGCCGACATTCCCGAGACAAGCTGGCGCCGGGTGGAAAAGGGCATCCTTCTCGAGCGGCTCGATTATCACTGGAAGGAACACCTCGCGACGCTCGACGCGTTGCGGCAGGTCGTCTTCCTGCGCGCCTATGCGCAGAAGCAGCCGATCAACGAGTATAAACAGGAAGCGTTCGGCCTTTTCGAAACCATGCTCGACACGCTGCGCGAGGATGTGACGAAGGTGCTGCTGACGGCGGAATTCCGCGCCGCGCCGCCGCCTATGCCGCGCGAATTGCCGGACCTGCCCGATTTCATGACCGGCCATATCGATCCGCTAACGGGGGAAGACAATTCCAACGACGGCGACGGGTCGGAGCGTCAGGCGCCGCTTTTCGGCACGCTGGCGGGTGCTCCGGTCGCTACGGCGAGCGTCGGCGGCGCGCAGGGCGAAGATCCCTTTGCCGGGAAGGGCGTCAGTCGCAACGCGCCGTGCCCGTGTGGCTCTGGCAGCAAGTACAAGCACTGCCACGGGGCCGCCGCCTGA
- a CDS encoding class I SAM-dependent methyltransferase, with amino-acid sequence MAARCILPLAAAALLAGGCSTMEQKPLGTFERSEELMAAVISPARPAGELAQDDGRQPFDRLDFAGVARGQTIAQIATYDPYFTRLLALAVGPEGKVYALVPQGLSDVAGPIRDVAAQFDTVEVLDMADFANLQMPEPIDLVWAGLEYHQLNGEHVDAHNRAIHAALKPGGIYFVEQATGRGGAAQGANPATEGMRAYLPREDVRAAGFTLEAERERFAYPVPADADPDRFPEIVSLRFRK; translated from the coding sequence ATGGCAGCGCGCTGCATCCTTCCGCTTGCAGCCGCAGCGTTGCTCGCGGGCGGATGCAGCACGATGGAGCAGAAGCCGCTCGGCACGTTCGAGCGGTCCGAGGAGCTGATGGCGGCGGTGATCAGTCCCGCTCGGCCCGCAGGCGAGCTTGCGCAGGATGACGGCCGCCAGCCCTTCGATCGCCTGGATTTTGCCGGTGTCGCGCGCGGGCAGACGATTGCGCAGATCGCGACTTACGATCCGTATTTCACACGGCTGCTCGCGCTGGCGGTCGGGCCGGAAGGCAAGGTCTACGCGCTCGTGCCGCAGGGCCTTTCCGATGTGGCCGGGCCGATCCGGGACGTCGCCGCGCAATTCGACACGGTGGAGGTGCTGGACATGGCCGACTTTGCGAACCTGCAAATGCCGGAACCGATCGATCTTGTGTGGGCGGGCCTCGAATATCACCAGCTGAATGGTGAGCATGTCGATGCGCATAATCGCGCCATCCACGCGGCACTTAAGCCGGGCGGGATCTACTTCGTCGAACAGGCCACCGGGCGAGGAGGCGCCGCGCAGGGCGCCAATCCGGCGACCGAGGGAATGCGCGCCTATCTGCCGCGTGAGGATGTCCGTGCAGCAGGGTTTACGCTTGAGGCGGAGCGGGAGCGTTTTGCCTATCCCGTGCCCGCCGATGCCGATCCGGACCGATTTCCTGAAATAGTTTCCTTGCGTTTCAGGAAGTAA
- the mfd gene encoding transcription-repair coupling factor produces the protein MPDLSRILNADKPLTLAQVARGSQTLVMADIARAAKGRAVFIAPDDTAMRAVVDAAHFFAPELQVIEFPAWDCLPYDRASPAMSVSAQRLAALHRLQTGKAGSQLVVTTVNALLQRVLTPFRIREAVREFKPGTQIGHESLAALLRRQGYTRVDTVVDTGEFAVRGSIVDIYPSGLEAGLRLDFFGDELESLRLFDPSTQRTTKTVDSHLLLPASEALLDEDSIKRFRGRYREAFGADATQDPLYEAVSDGRRLAGMEHWLPMFEEKLATLFDHLDAKDTVVIDSGALQAADERLSDIADYRKQRGEIAGQSRGSYRPLEADALYLTDDEFKSALADWPIHRTTIFDEPESEKVVDFGFKSARDFTPERSQGTNVYEAAAKHLAALGKAGKRPLLAAYTPGSLSRITSIVEEAGTKIATVESWQEALGSAARGQPTAMVLPLDSGFANDELELITEQDLLGDRLVRRRRKKKDADAFIAELQSLARGDLVVHVDHGIGKYVGLEPIAVGKSQHDCVRLEYAGGDKLFIPVENLDVLSRYGSSEESVPLDRLGGEAWQKRRSRLKERIRAIAGELMKVAAARSLRNAPVLAADESSYGQFLDRFQYEETDDQEAAIADVLRDLESGRPMDRLVCGDVGFGKTEVALRAAFVAAMNGQQVAMIAPTTLLARQHFQNFTDRFSGFPLKIGRLSRLVPSSEMKATREGLASGDIDIVIGTHAILSKNTTFKDLGLVIVDEEQRFGVTHKEKLKQLRADVHVLTLTATPIPRTLQMAMTGLRELSTIKTPPVDRLAVRTYVMEWDDMVVREALLREHHRGGQSFIVVPRISDMANVEEWLKEFVPEVKYVAAHGQMSAGEIEERMGAFYEGKYEVLLSTTIIESGLDLPTANTMIIHRADRFGLAQLYQLRGRVGRAKIRAYAYLTTPADTQLSEVAEKRLKVLGDLDSLGAGFQLASHDLDIRGAGNLLGDEQSGHIREVGFELYQSMLEDAIMEAKAGDAGLASDRTGLSPAITVDAPIMIPEDYVPDLAVRMALYRRLNQAEGQAEIESLAAEMIDRFGELPQPTKNLIRLIEIKAQAIDAHIAKIDVGARGTLVTFHRDHFPDPAGLIAYVDRLKGTAKLRPDMKLQINRAWGDPQSRLNGLFQLTKGLSGVVKRAEKKKEAA, from the coding sequence ATGCCCGATCTTTCCCGCATATTGAACGCCGACAAACCGCTTACGCTCGCCCAGGTCGCGCGTGGGAGCCAGACGCTCGTCATGGCCGACATCGCTCGCGCCGCGAAGGGCCGCGCGGTTTTCATCGCGCCGGACGATACAGCGATGAGGGCCGTGGTCGATGCCGCGCATTTCTTCGCACCGGAATTGCAGGTGATCGAATTTCCTGCATGGGACTGCCTGCCCTACGACCGCGCCAGCCCGGCCATGTCGGTCAGCGCCCAAAGGCTCGCCGCGCTGCATCGCTTGCAGACCGGCAAGGCGGGCAGCCAGCTTGTCGTCACCACCGTCAATGCGCTGCTCCAGCGCGTGCTCACACCGTTCCGCATTCGCGAAGCCGTGCGCGAGTTCAAGCCGGGCACGCAGATCGGGCATGAGAGCCTCGCCGCGCTGCTTCGAAGGCAAGGCTACACCCGCGTCGATACCGTCGTCGACACCGGCGAATTCGCCGTTCGCGGCAGTATCGTCGATATCTATCCCAGTGGGCTCGAGGCTGGTCTGCGGCTGGATTTCTTCGGAGACGAGCTGGAAAGCCTGCGCCTGTTCGACCCCAGCACCCAGCGCACCACCAAGACTGTCGACAGCCACCTGCTGCTGCCCGCGAGCGAGGCGCTGCTGGACGAGGATAGCATCAAGCGTTTCCGCGGACGGTATCGCGAGGCGTTCGGCGCGGATGCCACGCAGGATCCGCTTTACGAAGCGGTGAGCGACGGGCGCCGGCTGGCAGGCATGGAGCACTGGCTGCCCATGTTCGAGGAGAAGCTGGCGACACTGTTCGACCACCTCGATGCGAAGGACACGGTGGTCATAGATTCCGGCGCGCTCCAGGCCGCCGACGAGCGGCTGTCCGACATCGCCGATTATCGCAAGCAGCGCGGCGAAATCGCCGGGCAAAGCAGGGGCAGCTATCGCCCGCTGGAGGCCGATGCGCTTTATCTGACCGACGACGAATTCAAGAGCGCGCTGGCCGACTGGCCGATCCATCGCACCACGATTTTCGATGAACCCGAGAGCGAGAAGGTGGTCGATTTCGGCTTCAAGTCCGCCCGCGATTTCACGCCCGAGCGATCTCAGGGGACGAATGTCTACGAAGCAGCTGCCAAGCACTTGGCTGCGCTCGGAAAGGCGGGGAAGCGCCCGCTGCTGGCGGCTTATACGCCAGGCTCGCTGAGCCGCATCACCTCGATCGTCGAGGAAGCGGGCACCAAGATCGCCACTGTCGAAAGCTGGCAGGAAGCCCTAGGCAGCGCCGCCAGGGGCCAGCCCACCGCAATGGTGCTGCCGCTCGATTCGGGTTTCGCGAATGACGAGCTGGAGCTGATTACCGAGCAGGACCTGCTGGGAGATCGCCTCGTCAGGCGGCGCAGGAAGAAGAAGGATGCGGACGCCTTCATCGCCGAGCTGCAATCGCTCGCGCGCGGCGATCTGGTCGTCCATGTCGATCACGGCATTGGCAAATATGTCGGGCTGGAGCCCATCGCGGTCGGCAAGAGCCAGCACGATTGCGTGCGGCTGGAATATGCAGGCGGCGACAAGCTTTTCATCCCGGTCGAGAACCTCGACGTGCTCAGCCGGTATGGTTCCTCCGAGGAAAGCGTGCCGCTAGACAGGCTTGGCGGGGAAGCATGGCAGAAACGCCGCAGTCGCCTGAAGGAGCGTATTCGCGCCATTGCAGGCGAGCTGATGAAGGTCGCCGCCGCGCGCTCGCTGCGGAACGCGCCGGTGCTGGCAGCGGATGAAAGCAGCTACGGCCAGTTTCTCGACCGCTTCCAGTATGAGGAAACCGACGATCAGGAAGCGGCCATCGCCGACGTCCTGCGTGATCTGGAGAGCGGGCGGCCGATGGATCGGCTTGTCTGCGGCGATGTGGGTTTCGGCAAGACCGAGGTTGCGCTGCGCGCCGCTTTCGTTGCCGCCATGAACGGCCAGCAAGTGGCGATGATCGCGCCCACTACGCTGCTCGCGCGGCAGCATTTCCAGAATTTCACGGATCGGTTTTCCGGCTTCCCGCTGAAGATCGGCCGCCTGTCGCGCCTTGTACCCTCCAGCGAGATGAAGGCAACGCGCGAAGGGCTGGCATCCGGAGATATCGACATCGTGATCGGCACGCATGCGATCCTCTCCAAAAACACGACATTCAAGGATCTTGGCCTCGTCATCGTTGATGAGGAGCAGCGCTTCGGCGTCACCCACAAGGAAAAGCTGAAGCAGCTTCGCGCCGATGTGCATGTGCTGACGCTCACTGCCACGCCCATCCCCCGCACGTTGCAAATGGCGATGACGGGGCTTCGCGAACTTTCGACGATCAAGACCCCGCCCGTCGATCGTCTCGCCGTGCGGACCTACGTGATGGAGTGGGACGACATGGTGGTGCGCGAAGCGCTGCTGCGCGAACATCACCGCGGCGGGCAGAGCTTCATCGTCGTGCCGCGGATTTCGGACATGGCCAACGTGGAGGAATGGCTGAAGGAATTCGTGCCTGAGGTGAAATATGTCGCCGCGCACGGCCAGATGAGCGCGGGCGAGATCGAGGAGCGGATGGGTGCCTTCTACGAAGGCAAATACGAAGTGCTGCTTTCCACCACGATCATCGAAAGCGGGCTCGACCTGCCTACCGCCAATACGATGATCATTCACCGCGCGGACCGCTTTGGCCTCGCCCAGCTCTATCAGCTGCGTGGGCGCGTCGGGCGCGCAAAGATCCGCGCCTATGCCTATCTCACCACGCCTGCCGACACGCAGCTTTCCGAGGTGGCGGAGAAGCGGCTCAAGGTGCTGGGCGATCTCGATTCGCTTGGCGCAGGTTTTCAGCTTGCCAGTCACGATCTCGACATTCGCGGTGCGGGCAATCTGCTTGGCGACGAACAGAGCGGGCATATCCGCGAAGTCGGGTTCGAGCTATATCAGTCCATGCTGGAAGACGCGATCATGGAGGCCAAGGCGGGCGATGCCGGGCTGGCATCCGACCGGACCGGCCTGTCACCTGCCATAACTGTCGACGCGCCGATCATGATCCCTGAGGATTACGTGCCGGATCTCGCCGTGCGCATGGCGCTCTATCGCCGCCTGAACCAGGCCGAAGGGCAGGCGGAGATCGAAAGCCTTGCCGCCGAGATGATCGACCGCTTCGGCGAGTTGCCGCAACCGACCAAGAACCTTATCCGCCTGATCGAGATAAAGGCGCAGGCCATCGACGCGCATATCGCCAAGATCGATGTCGGCGCGCGCGGCACGCTGGTGACCTTCCACAGAGATCACTTTCCCGATCCTGCCGGGCTGATCGCCTATGTCGACCGACTGAAAGGCACGGCAAAATTGCGTCCCGACATGAAGCTGCAGATCAATCGCGCATGGGGCGATCCGCAAAGCCGCCTCAATGGGCTGTTCCAGCTGACCAAGGGCCTCTCCGGCGTCGTAAAGCGCGCCGAAAAGAAGAAAGAAGCGGCCTAG
- a CDS encoding succinate dehydrogenase assembly factor 2 has translation MTSTDLTQRLARAKFRAWHRGTREADYMFGGFYDTYHADWDEDGLAWFEALLDEDDVDVMAWALGRQEPPKSFQGERMEALRKLDYVRI, from the coding sequence ATGACATCCACGGACCTCACACAGCGCCTCGCCCGCGCCAAATTCCGCGCCTGGCATCGCGGCACGCGGGAGGCCGATTACATGTTCGGCGGGTTCTACGACACCTATCACGCCGACTGGGACGAGGACGGCCTCGCCTGGTTCGAGGCCCTGCTGGACGAGGACGACGTCGACGTGATGGCCTGGGCGCTCGGACGGCAGGAACCGCCCAAAAGCTTTCAGGGCGAGCGCATGGAAGCCTTGCGCAAGCTGGATTACGTGCGCATTTAG